The following nucleotide sequence is from uncultured Ilyobacter sp..
CACTACTATAGAAACAAGGGGAATGAGTATCCCTAAAGGACCCTTGGTAAACAGTGCAAGAAAGATCCACACCCATACAAGATAAGGCTCCCAGGACTTTCCAGTCTCTGTATAGCACCTATAAAAGCTGAATAGCGCAAGTACGATAAACAGTGTCATGAGCATATCCATCCTCAGAACAAGTCCGCCTCCAAGGAATATAGCGGTGGTGAAGAGCATCCCTGATGCCAGAGTCTGATCTCCTTCGTCAAGGACGGAGGAAGACCATCTGCTCATTACTATAAGTATCAAAAGGGCCGGTAAAAGACTGAATATTCCAATTGCAGGGACACTGTAGCTTCCCATTATGTTCTTTACCATCATGATGATCCAAAAGTATAGGGGAGGCTTGTCTGCATAGGGGATTCCATGATTGTAAAAAGCAAAGATATTTCCTTTATCCAGTGCCTCTGTTACGATGCTTATATACTTCAGCTCATTGTCAGGTGTAAGGTCTCTGAAGAAAAACAACGGATAAACAAGTAGTGCCATTATAATAAATACTAGTATTTTTCTGTTTTTCATAAACTCAATTCCTTTCAAATAAAATAAAACCCATTTAAACTATTTTAGTTTTTTGTACTTTTAGCCATTCTATATAAATAGATAACTTTATCCTCATCTTCATATTTATAATATGTATTTTTACTTTTAATTATAAATTTTGGACTGAGAGTTTTCTTTATTAATGATTCTTCCCTATATTTATAATATGTATTTTTACTTTTAATTATAAATTCAGTCCTAAATTTTTCCTTTATTAACGGTTCTTCTCTGTCGTCTAAAACAAAAAAATTATTGGGAAGTTCTTGAAGATCACCGATTAATTCTATCTTTTGCCCTACATTCCACACATTTGTGATTTCGTCATCATCAAATGTATAGATGGGGTATTCTTGTGGTCCTGAACTTTTGAGAGTACTCAAATATTTATATTCATTCCTGTATTCTGTTTTTACATACTTTTGTACAAACCATGTTACTGAGATATTGATTGTAATCATTAAAAAACCCGTCAGAAAAAGGATTTGCTTTATTTTCCTTTTTTCAGTAAATCCCATTATAAACTCGTATGAAAAGAATAAAAACACCACTGCAATAAATGATAAATATATGATTCCTATATATCCACTTCTATATCCTTTGAAGTAAAACATAGGGAAAATTAAAATCGATATTGTGACCATAAGTATGGTATGGATTTTTATTATAAAATTTTCTTTTTTTACAAGCTCTTTCCAGTCTTTGTTCATGAAATAAAAGATGAGGTGTGAGGCCATCATAGGAGTCAGTATATACAGTGGAACTCCGTATCTTTTTTTCTTCATTTTTATTAAAGATATCAAAACAAAAGTTATCAGATTCCATAAAAAAAGCATTGAGAAAAATTTATTGTCTGGGCTTCTTTTTTCTGACCATTTTTTGAAAAAAGAAGCGAGAGCAAAAATCATCCATACACCTATATAAATAATATAGTCAAAATAGTAAAATATGCTTTTTACATGTTTGTTCGACCAGGTAGAAGCCTCTTTATTCATGACAGAGATAAAGAGATCTTTTTGAGTTAGCATAATCGCTGCAGGCCATAAAGCAGCTAAGCTCACTCCTATAATAATAGTAAGAGATATTTTTTTCCAGCTAACTCTTATATTTGAAAACCCATAGGTTACAGAATATGCTACAAAAAATGGTAACATCATGCCATAGACAGGTATGGGCCCTTTACTGAGGAGTGACGCTCCCATGAAGACACCGGAGATTATGAAATCCCTTGTGTTCAAGGATTTTAAACCTATAAAAATATATGTAACACATCCAAACATAAAAATATAGGGGAACATATCCCAGGCATTATCATTTCCAAGTTTTATTATCATAAAGGTTGTGGTGCTTACAAATCCTGATATGAAAGCCAATTCAGGATTTTCTGTAGCTGATTTTACTAGGAAATAGATCAGAAAAATTAGTCCCAAGGTGCATATTGCAATTGGAAGTCTGAGGACAAACTCATTGGTTGTTGTGTTAAAAAATTTCATAAATAAAGCTGTCAGCCATGTGGGAAAGGGAGGTTTTTCAAATCTGAATTTACCGTTCATGGTGGTGATGATCCAGTTCCCATTTTGTACCATCTCTCTGGCAGTGACAAAATTTCTGGCTTCCATTATCCCAACTCTGCCAGCCCAAAGATCTGGAAACAGGGTTATCATTCCGTAGAAAAAAAGATAAAGAAGATTTTTTCTCTCTCTAGCCTGCATCACGACCTCCTGCCAGCCTCTCTTTTTTTATGAGGTAGAGGTTTCTTGTATAGATAAAGAGATTCGGAGCCTGACCCAGTATAAATACAGGGTCCTTTCTGTATATGGCATAGATCAGAAGGAAAAAGCTTCCCATTATACTAAATATCCAGAAGGAAAGAGGGATTACACTCTTGCCTGCCCTCTCGCTGGCCAGCCACTGAACTAGAAATCTCATGGAAAAAAAAGCCTGGCCTATAAATCCCAGTATTAAAAAAGGTTTCATTTTTGATTTCCTCCAGTCTCAAATTCATATTTTAAAATTCTATTTTTCATCCATCTTACAGCAAAGGCATCTTTTAGTCCTTTAAAAAGCCTGTTCCAAACTCCATATTTTGAAACTCCGAACTCTCTGTCATAATGCCTCACAGGGACCTCAACAACCTTAAACCCCCTGAGTCTTGCAAGGGTGGGAAGGAACCTGTGCATCCCTTCAAATAATACGTAGCTTTTGGCAACTTCCTTTTTAAATAATTTTAGAGGGCAGCCTGTATCCTGTATGTTGTCCCCTGTTATAAGATTTCTGACCCCATTTCCAACCAGAGAAGAGATTTTTTTCTTGATTCCGTCCTCTCTTGATGCTCTTCTGCCGTTTACCATGTCATAATTTTCAAGATATGGCAAAAGAGTATAGATATCTTCCGGGTCTGTCTGAAGATCAGAATCCATGGTAACCACAATATCTCCAGAACATTTTTCAAAACCCGCAGCCAAAGCGGCAGTCTGACCGTTGTTTTTCGTGAAATGATATACTTTTATATGCCCATTTTGCGAAGCTTCCTGGTCTAGTATCTCTCTGCTTTTATCTGTACTTCCATCATTTATAAGGATAATCTCATAGGATATAAACTCTTTCCTCACTGCATCCTCAACTTTTTTAATAAAACGTGATATATTTTCTTCTTCATTGTATACTGGTGCTATGACAGATATTCTCTGCATCTATATTCCTCCTTATTTTTAATCTTTTTCTTTTACCATATTATTATAGTTCGAAAAGATGAATATTTGGTAAAAATTTATTTTATTTTTTCATCATTTTTTTGCTATGATAATGTATAGTAATATCACATGGCTTATAAAAGGAGTTTTTTAATATGAAGAAAATATTGATTATAGAGGATGAAAAAAAAATAAGCAGATACCTACAGCTTGAGCTTGAACATGAAGGTTATTCGGTAGACATTGCTGATGACGGGATGATAGCACTTGAGTTATTTAAGAATGATTTTTATAATATAATTCTTCTTGACCTGATGCTACCAAAACTCTCTGGGGAAGAGGTGTGTCGACTCATAAGAGAAAAATCAGATGTCCCAGTGATAGTGCTTACTGCCAGGGATAAAACTTTCAGTAAAATAAACCTTTTGGACCTGGGGGCAGACGACTATATAACAAAACCATTTATAATTGGGGAACTTTTAGCCAGAATCAGGGTGGTTCTGAGAAATAAAAAAGAGTTTTCTAACGGTAAGTTGGCCAGCTATGGAGGAATACGGCTCGACTTGGGCAAGAAAATAGTTTACGTCGATGAGAAGGCAGTTTCCCTTACAAAAACTGAATTTAATCTTCTTCATTATCTTATTTTAAATAGAGAGATAGTTTTATCTAGGGAACAGATGTTAAACAGTGTATGGGGATATGACTATGCAGGAGGAGAAAAAATAGTGGATGTATATATAAAATCTCTAAGAAAAAAGATGGATTACAGAGAACAAAAACTCATCCATACAATAAGAGGATTTGGATATATTTTAAATGAGGAGAGCTGATCTATGAAAACATTTTCTAAAGAGCTTTGGAAAAAATTTATGATTTTAATATTTATTTTTATTACAGGTTATGGTATTTTCATATATTCAATCTGGGGTTACTTTGTCAAGCAGTCTAAAAAAGATATTGTTATCACAGAAAATTTTATTATAAATGAACTCAAAGAACCTGAGCATCAGAATATAGAGGAATTTGTTAATTTAGCACTGAGAGAGAGTCCTAAAATAAATGAACTTTATATAATATTGGTTCATAATAATGTCGAATACAAAGAAGAAGGAACTCCCGATATACAAATTATAGAATCAGCAGATAGAATGCAGGAGATAGGACATGAAGATTTCTTTCTATCAACTAAAAGAATAGAAGGTCTTAACGACGAAGAGATAGTTTTGACTATAATAAGGGGGATGAGCAGAGAAAAATATTTCATGAAAAAAATTCTAAAGATTTCAGCGGGAATAATTTTTGTATTCTGCGGAGCTGCCGTATTTATTTCAAAATCTTTTTACCGCAAAGTGGTGCCACAATTAAAAAAATTGGAAGAGGCTACGAATAAGATAAATCTTACTTCCTTTGAGGCTGATATCGAAAAAAGCAGTTTTTTTGTGGAATTTTCTAAGATACTCTCTTCCTATGAAAAAATGCTAAATAGATTGGAAAATCAGGCTTCTGTCCAGATAGATTTTATAAACAATGCTTCACATGAACTTAAAACCCCTATATTTATAATAGGTAGTTATGTCGACCTTTTAAAAAGATGGGGTGGAAAAGACAGGAAAATTTCCAAAGAAGCGATAGAGTCCATCTACGGAGAGGTAAAAAATATGGAGATTCTCATAGAAAAACTTCTTTTTCTGGCAAAACAGGATAAAATAGACATTGTTAAGGAGGAAATAGAGATCGGAGAACTCATTGAGGAGATCATAAAAGAGATGGAAATTATCTATCCAAATCAGTCAATAAACTACTCCGAAACTTCATTTCATGTAAATTCTGACAGGGCTCTATTGAAGCACCTAATAAAAAATATAGTGGATAACGCAATAGTATATGGGGACGGGAAGGCTGTGGATATTTTTCTCTGCTGTGAATCTAACGTAACAATAAAAGTACAGGATCGTGGAGCGGGTATATCTAAAGAGGACCAATCTAGGATTTTTGATAAATTTTACAGGGCAGAACAGTCTAGAAACAGGAATTTGGGAGGGCATGGTCTGGGATTGTCCATAGTAAAAAGTATTGCAGATATTTTAAAGCTGGATATATCTTTTACAAGTGAAATAGGCGCCGGAACAACTGTAGAGATAACTCTTCCTGTAAATTAAAAATAAAACGAGTTCTGTTACCATTCAACCCAAGGATATTCCTCTCCTTAGGTAATTGAAAGTGACCCCAGTAATGAAATTCCTAAAAAATTCTTTAAATTCAAAAGAACACTTTACAAATCCATCATAAAGAAATAAACTATAAATAATTATTGTTTGCTTTTTATAAAGCCTTTAGAAAAGGATGGGATCGTTATGAGCAGTTACAGAGTTGTTTTGATACATGGATATAATAAAACCGAAAAAGATATGCATATTTTGGGAGAGTATCTGGCAGAACTGGATTATAAAGTGGAATACCTTAATCTCCCTCTTCTTTTTGAAGAGATAGAGCATTCCGTATCGCACCTCAAGGAATTTTTGTTTGGTCTTCAGAGGAGCGGTGTAAATAAAAGAGAGGAGATAATCCTTATAGGCCACAGCACGGGAGGCCTCGTGATAAGGGGGGCTCTCAGCGACAAAAGAATAAGGAGGATCGTAGATAAGGTGGTCCTTGTTGCCTGTCCTAATCTAGGCTGCAGACTGGCAGATTTGGCAAAGAAATATCTTCCCTTCATGAGTAAAATATTTAAAACTTTAAAATCTCTAGAAAGTGAAAATATGGAGAAACTTAGTATCTACAAGGGAAGAGGTGTGGATATAGCGGCTATTGCTGGAAGTGAATCCAATCTTTTTTTAGGGAGATTTCTGAATGATAAAAACGATGGACGTATAGAGGTTGATGAAGTTATGATGGGAGGTTTAAAAGATTTTCTGATTCTTCCATTGGGGCATAAAGAAATTCATAAAAGGATAGGTACAGCTACT
It contains:
- a CDS encoding glycosyltransferase family 39 protein — translated: MQARERKNLLYLFFYGMITLFPDLWAGRVGIMEARNFVTAREMVQNGNWIITTMNGKFRFEKPPFPTWLTALFMKFFNTTTNEFVLRLPIAICTLGLIFLIYFLVKSATENPELAFISGFVSTTTFMIIKLGNDNAWDMFPYIFMFGCVTYIFIGLKSLNTRDFIISGVFMGASLLSKGPIPVYGMMLPFFVAYSVTYGFSNIRVSWKKISLTIIIGVSLAALWPAAIMLTQKDLFISVMNKEASTWSNKHVKSIFYYFDYIIYIGVWMIFALASFFKKWSEKRSPDNKFFSMLFLWNLITFVLISLIKMKKKRYGVPLYILTPMMASHLIFYFMNKDWKELVKKENFIIKIHTILMVTISILIFPMFYFKGYRSGYIGIIYLSFIAVVFLFFSYEFIMGFTEKRKIKQILFLTGFLMITINISVTWFVQKYVKTEYRNEYKYLSTLKSSGPQEYPIYTFDDDEITNVWNVGQKIELIGDLQELPNNFFVLDDREEPLIKEKFRTEFIIKSKNTYYKYREESLIKKTLSPKFIIKSKNTYYKYEDEDKVIYLYRMAKSTKN
- a CDS encoding lipid-A-disaccharide synthase N-terminal domain-containing protein, with the translated sequence MKPFLILGFIGQAFFSMRFLVQWLASERAGKSVIPLSFWIFSIMGSFFLLIYAIYRKDPVFILGQAPNLFIYTRNLYLIKKERLAGGRDAG
- a CDS encoding glycosyltransferase family 2 protein, which codes for MQRISVIAPVYNEEENISRFIKKVEDAVRKEFISYEIILINDGSTDKSREILDQEASQNGHIKVYHFTKNNGQTAALAAGFEKCSGDIVVTMDSDLQTDPEDIYTLLPYLENYDMVNGRRASREDGIKKKISSLVGNGVRNLITGDNIQDTGCPLKLFKKEVAKSYVLFEGMHRFLPTLARLRGFKVVEVPVRHYDREFGVSKYGVWNRLFKGLKDAFAVRWMKNRILKYEFETGGNQK
- a CDS encoding response regulator transcription factor, whose protein sequence is MKKILIIEDEKKISRYLQLELEHEGYSVDIADDGMIALELFKNDFYNIILLDLMLPKLSGEEVCRLIREKSDVPVIVLTARDKTFSKINLLDLGADDYITKPFIIGELLARIRVVLRNKKEFSNGKLASYGGIRLDLGKKIVYVDEKAVSLTKTEFNLLHYLILNREIVLSREQMLNSVWGYDYAGGEKIVDVYIKSLRKKMDYREQKLIHTIRGFGYILNEES
- a CDS encoding HAMP domain-containing sensor histidine kinase: MKTFSKELWKKFMILIFIFITGYGIFIYSIWGYFVKQSKKDIVITENFIINELKEPEHQNIEEFVNLALRESPKINELYIILVHNNVEYKEEGTPDIQIIESADRMQEIGHEDFFLSTKRIEGLNDEEIVLTIIRGMSREKYFMKKILKISAGIIFVFCGAAVFISKSFYRKVVPQLKKLEEATNKINLTSFEADIEKSSFFVEFSKILSSYEKMLNRLENQASVQIDFINNASHELKTPIFIIGSYVDLLKRWGGKDRKISKEAIESIYGEVKNMEILIEKLLFLAKQDKIDIVKEEIEIGELIEEIIKEMEIIYPNQSINYSETSFHVNSDRALLKHLIKNIVDNAIVYGDGKAVDIFLCCESNVTIKVQDRGAGISKEDQSRIFDKFYRAEQSRNRNLGGHGLGLSIVKSIADILKLDISFTSEIGAGTTVEITLPVN
- a CDS encoding alpha/beta hydrolase; this encodes MSSYRVVLIHGYNKTEKDMHILGEYLAELDYKVEYLNLPLLFEEIEHSVSHLKEFLFGLQRSGVNKREEIILIGHSTGGLVIRGALSDKRIRRIVDKVVLVACPNLGCRLADLAKKYLPFMSKIFKTLKSLESENMEKLSIYKGRGVDIAAIAGSESNLFLGRFLNDKNDGRIEVDEVMMGGLKDFLILPLGHKEIHKRIGTATYINNFIKRSSFYVD